A region of the Silene latifolia isolate original U9 population chromosome 9, ASM4854445v1, whole genome shotgun sequence genome:
ATATACGGAGTAAAAAttttaaagaataaaaaaagtgaaaagcacacactgattttaataatatgagtaaaatctgcatatgttttaaatagaaaatttacgacatttaaaatacatatatttgactaatgagataataatgaataaaataaatttggcCCAACTATAAAAGCTGCTGTGTTTGATAAGATACTTTGACACGTAAAAACCATATATTCGGTCCAACACATATCTAGATAAAGTTAGGCCCAATTTCTAGTTAAAAGCATTTAGACGGGAAAATTTTCAGTTTTCTtaattcttttagtttaagggtgATGCTCATCCTCTTTATTAAAGGAACAACCACGTTCTATGAAGGATTTAATTGCAACAACTTTCTTTCATACTCCTCTTAATTGTTCAACTCTTCATAATGCCGTATATAAAATTGTTCAATTACAAATGCTACACCATCATGAATAATATGACATAAACATTAAAAGTAGAAACATTAAATATACAAGTTTCGTTCACTGAACATTTTTatataccaagtcaatcttttttttttgaacaaTTATGATCAATTCGATAAATTAGTCAGATATGTGCTTGATGTGAATTGCCCATTAATTAGCTTAAAAAATACAGAGTAATTAATAGTAATTTTTATTGTTAAAATGATTATGATATTGAATTAACAAAATCACAAACTGAAAAATACAATCTACAATTTTAATATATATCGtacataaaaataaatacactataatatcattatatatatttattttaaatttgaCAAAGTACTAATTAATAGTTATCCAGTAGATTGTTTACAAATTTACAATACAACATAAACTCAAACTTCCattgaaaaaaaattaattatcTAGGAATTTGACATTCTTTTTTAAAACGAAAAAATACACTTTGCATGTGCTTGACTTGCTTTACGAAGATCTTATGTAAAACTAGAAAAtagaatgaaaatgaaaatatacTTATAAAAAATATTAAATCTGGACAAAATGCTGAATCTTTTTTAAATGAAGCAATACCTTGACATTAACAGACTTGGCTAATAATATGGGAAAAATCATTTTATAGTGAACTGAATTAAAAGAGAGAAAATGGAATGATGAATATGTTGATAAAGATTGAAATGAAGGGCATTGGAGAGGGTGAGGGACTGACGGAGAGTATGTATGAGTGATATGATAAATCTCTTAAATAAATGTGTGTTTTTTGGGGTTAATATTACGGTAATGATAAATACAGTCCTAAGGGTTGTATTTAAGAACTAAATTACTTCCCAAAATGGAATTAAATTAGGAATTTATGACACAATTACGCGTAAATTGATGTCATTAATGCTTAATTTaagtttttctttcctttttagtTACCTTAAATGCAGCCCTTAGGGCGGCTGTATATATAATTTTCCTTTAAAGGTGGGTTTAGGGTTTAAAATGGTGAAAGGGCTGGTAAATATCGGTCATGCAAATTTAGCCCAAACTACTCTTAGTTTACTAACCCATTGTTTAAGTGATTTATTTTGCTTAAATAGCTCGGTGTCTaattgtttattacaaattatcatTTAACATTGGATATGTCCGTTCTCACCTTAAGACGGGTCACGTATCCTACATAAGACAAAAACAGAATGAATTAAAATTATCAAAAGATTTGTCTCATCTATGAAAGcggggtgtttttttttttttttttggacgaaAGGAACAAGATTAAATAAAAGACAGAAAAAGAGTTAAAGTTTACATCACGGGGGCGGGTCGGGGGAGAGAGGCACGCAGGTCAAAACAGAGTCTAAAGTACAAAGATGAAATACAAGAGGAGGAGGGAAATCCCACTCAAAACAACCTAAAGAAGAACTAGTGTCACGAATGGCAATGTGGGCAATGGCATCCGCAACACGGTTGGCCGATCTCTTCTCAAATACAAGCTTCAAATGGGGAGAGTCCTGCAAGAGGTCCCTACACTCAAGAATAACGTTAGTACACGGACCACAAGGGGCAGAGGGGCGCAAAATAGAGGTAACCGCATCAAGACAGTTAGAGGCAATCAGAACGTTATTCACATGGACTCTAGAACGGCGAATCCCATCACGGATGGCGAGGACCTCACAAAGGAAAGGGTTAGGGGCAAGGATGCGGTTGGACCAACCAAGAACCCAGGAACCATCACAGTCTCTAGTAACACACCCCAAACTAGCAAGGTTAGAAGAGGGAGAAAATGCCGCGTCAACGTTGGTTTTAAACCAACCAAGCGGCGGAGGGGCCCAGCTCAAAGGGTAGCTAAAGGCATCATGGGGGGTGGTAATCGCAGGTGGGGCAGAACGGGGGCGGTCAGAGGCACGGGGTGttatttgacccattttattCTTAGGATGTATATATCCGTTTCAAGGAAGACATATTGTTTGTTTATTAtgatgtatgtatatatatatatattccgtAGGTGTTATTTATTAGCTATCGCCTCATATAAGGTTATAAAAGTCGGGTTAGAAGACGTATAAGGTCATACGagtttataaatatatatagtcggactataaatatatatatatatatatatatatatatatatatatatatatatatatatatatatatatatatatatatatatatatatatatataaatatatctATAGTCAAATTGAAAAGCTAAACTAAGTATGTGATTGGTCAATGTTACACGTGTGTCATTAtatttcaaatcaatttttcaaaaatttagattatttttcattttatatCAGTTTTATTAGGTTTAAATACAAATTTTTAATACATTTATCTATTTTCGGGTTAACTCACGTGTTGAACGGGTTCTAACCCTAAATGTGCAAATTACTATCGGATCGGGTTGAGAAGAGCGGATTATTTTTAAGCGAGTTTCAGTATGATTTTTGGCCGGGTCATCTTTTGAGAAGGTTACTTAGAGTCAATGGGTCAACCAACATAATAACAACCAACTATAAAATAATATTGTTTCATTTCGATTGAATTTTATACGTTTGATTAAAAGACCTTATATTTAAGGGTATTTAGCGATACTAACCTATTTCTCATGGCGACATGACTTTgttaacatcaaacaacaatgacCAACCGCATCCAAACTACAATTTAACTTCATATAAACAAGATTTATGTTTCCatatttcaataataactacgaACATTTACTAAAAGTTAAGTGTAATAAGTACATCATGACATCCCAAAATCGGGGCTAAGTAAGATTAAAACATAAAAGAGTCATATGTAATAAGGTAAAGCTGGAAAACTAACCAAATATGTCTAGACTCTTAACGTAGTTAATTGATAAAaaaagcaatgaaaacaaaagtagttgattaaaaaaaataaaataatactgTATAAGGTAGTTTTTTTTACAAATACCTCCAAATAATCAAATACAAGGtaatttttgacaaaaaaaaccctaattcaAATATAAGAACTTTTAAAACATTGCATATTTTTTATTGCCATTTAGAATCTCCTACTCGCAAATATAATTCAAATGTGAGAGCATAAATATACGTTCACACAAAACGTAGCCattatttttaatatcatttttaATAACAACTACTCCCTCTGGCTTTTAATTTTCTTCccgtttctctaatatatgtgaggagtattataatgaaatgggaagaaaacagcAAGCCGGAGGGAGTAGTTTGtaacccgtgcaatgcacgggcctTTAAAATGCTTCTTGCAAAATGGAAAACTGTTCATATATGTCTTGCTTATCCGACTTCGAAGTTACACCGGGATTAACATCCTTCTCAAAGTCTCCTACATTTATGAACCAACATTACCCCAATGCCTTTATACCTCTCCCAAAGTGCCAAAATAGTGAGGTTGAATACTTGAATGTACAAAACTTTACCATTGTGTTAACTGTTAACAACACAAAGAGATACACTTGAACTCAGCACAAATAGTCAATATGTTTAGGCATCATACTTCATAAATCATAATTCATTAACAATTTAAGTGGGATGAATTAATGTTACTTGTCACCATGAATTTAATAAGTGATCCGGACAATTTATACTGGTGCAATGAGTATGATGGGTTTAGTATCTTGGACTCGTTAGCAATCATATAACTTTAATTTTTGTAAAGCtaaactaatactccctccaatcctctattttcttcctctttagtTTGGGCACAAGGATTAAGAAATGAAGTATTATATTGataaaaagttgggtggggtttgataATAGGAGAGAAGGATGAATAattaagagttaaataatgaattgtggGCCACCAATATTAAAGTAAGAAATAAAATAGgattaaaagagttgggtgggtggggtaataggagagaggtatgaataaaataagagtaaaaagttaccaaaaatagaaaggggaagaaaacctgaataaccgttttaggaaatagggaagaaaatggcgaattggagggagtataaatttcAGGTGATTACTCATAAGATCATAAGAACATGATACATATTATAACTAAAATTAATTAATGACACTTTATCAAGTTATAAATTTATTTCAAAGAGCGTTAGCTTGTTGGCCAATTTAAAATTATAGGGTAGATCAAAGCTAAGAATGACCGGCTTCAATTAAGACAACCTTGTATGGGTAGGCAAACAAATGACAATTAATTGTCATCAATGAATGATTTAGTAACCGTAAGAAGTGGGGATTGAAAAGTTGTAAGACAATTAAAGCAATAACAGGCCTTCACCAAGAGGCGAAACATAAACCGGAGCCGCCACCAACGCCTCACACAAGGAGCTGACGCTAAACCATGACGGTGGCCATGGGCCTAGCAGTAGAATCGGTATTGGACTACGCCAAAGGGTTCGGGAAACCGGCCATCTCCGGCAGTCGTATGAAGGGGAGAATATGGGGAAACCATATTGTGAAGGTTGGGTAGGTAGGTGGTTTATGTGGCTTCACGAAATAAGAGTAACCACCGTGTATTTCGTTGTGGGTATGAAGACTGATGAGAGGCGGGGTAATTGTGTTGAGCTGATGACATGGGTTTTTTTGGTGAAAAATGAAACGTCGTTTTGAGAGTACGTGGCATTTTCTAATCCAAcatggcattgtctacgtggctttaATTTTGCATTTTAGcttagccttttaataagatttatAGATGTTTGAACtgcattatttttttttctttcaaatttgTCTACTTTTGTTATGCTTTTAAATTATCGAGGAGTTATTGTGGTATTTTTATTATTGTCATATTTAGATACTCTCGATAGATACAACTTTATTATTGCTATATGTTAGATACTCTCGATAGATACTTCGATTACAAAGCAACCACTATTAACACATTTTGTTACAACAATCTAAACAACAAACCCGTATCACCTTTTTCTCAATAAAATATTTACGCTTTTATTTTTTATAAGcggtattttaataaaatgattAAAACAAAGGAGAACTTCTTAAATGTCCTCGTTTTTGTTGTACTCGTGTCATTTTTTTTGAGCCGTTATCACCGTTTATTTATTCACGTTGATTTATTTCCTATTTACATGCAATTTATTAGCTTTACTCAATTTGATTTTCCTAAATAAAATACTCCGAAATAGATAAAGAAGTCTTCGCAACTTTAACAagaattttaaattaatttgaaatttttaggGCTTTTTATAGGTGATACATAATAAATGGATTTCCTAAAGACAACAATTGTATTTCGACGTAATATACATGCATGGATTGCATGGTagtcagtggcggagccaggaatgTAAGTCAGCGGGGGCGAAAATTTTCAGCGGGGGCGAAACGGTAATAATATAAGCACAAATATTACTATCCAACTAGTTGTATAATAAGGATTGTACAAACCtatacattaatccgagcttatatgcaattttattgagttttgtaagagttcattttttttatgttcaagtgtgtgagttcaaaaactttaaaggatagctcagattctttttaacaaaactcgaaaactttagtaaAGAGCTCGGATTCTACACCATACAACCGTATACAACTGGTTGTGTAATCTACTAATTGTAATATAAGGGGGTctcaaaaaaattcgaaaattttaactaaaaatttcgaaattttcaaactcCAGCGGGCgcgaccgcccctgctagcccctcTCTGGCTCCACCACTGATGGTAGTACATGCAATGATACTATTACTATAACAATATCTTAAAGACTTTCGCCTATTACATTATAAAGTATATACTCGTACTCCGTATACAAAAGGATTAATAAAAAAACTTGTATTATATCAAAACGTGGTGCAATCTGTTGGAGCAAAAGAGACTTGTTGTGCTTGCAAATCATACCCAATATGAAAGTTTGTTTGAGCAATATTCCCAAATATGAAAGGAGGAGTATATGTAGCTACCATTGCCAAACAAGCCAACCCGTCGTCCGGAAAGAAACTATTTTCGGCATTAAGCACAACATCGCCTCCACTAAAATGGAACACCATACCCGGGAAATTTAACTCGTCCAATGAGTCGATCTCATAACATGGATCGTACACCAGGCTTGAGTTATTTATCGGGGTGAGTCCTATACTGGCCTTCACGGCGGAATTAATTCCTTCATAGACATCTGAGGGTAAATATGTCAAAGTTGTACCAGAGTCTAAAATTGTAGTATTAGTAACGGGGACAGAACTGTTCCCGATACTAATACTATCTTGGGTTACACGGTAATATGTAGGTGGGGTGTCCTCTTGGGCTAAAGGAGTTGATATAACTCCTGGATCTGTCACATCAAGCCCGAAATTGAATTTACTGTTTACCCCCGATGATTGGGGGGGTTAAACAGTAAGAAAATTTGTAATTGATATTCGAGCCAAGTTGTGACACAAATGACAAAGGCCCGCCTCCTAACCCGACTATTCCATCCCCAAGGGGATCTAAAAAACCTTATTGGTTATACCCACACCCGAATGTAACGTCCGGTATAGACGTTGAAGCGAATGTAACGGTATCCGTGCTTAACACGCCCGTAGTATTGGTCCCGTCCCCGTAACTTGCTATATTTGATTTATTTAAATTGGCATTATGATCCTCTTACTCTCGGCCTCTCGGGTAGCACGCTATTAGAATCGGAGAGGGGAGGAATTCATAAAGCGATTATCGTATTATTGATAGTTTGTTCGTGTCTCTAACCATTACGATGGTTTGCATTTTATAGTACATCTAAGATCtgaacataataataataatatctttTAACAATG
Encoded here:
- the LOC141599922 gene encoding aspartic proteinase nepenthesin-1-like, which produces MGLMGMLGDYDPGVISTPLAQEDTPPTYYRVTQDSISIGNSSVPVTNTTILDSGTTLTYLPSDVYEGINSAVKASIGLTPINNSSLVYDPCYEIDSLDELNFPGMVFHFSGGDVVLNAENSFFPDDGLACLAMVATYTPPFIFGNIAQTNFHIGYDLQAQQVSFAPTDCTTF